Proteins encoded in a region of the Cytobacillus pseudoceanisediminis genome:
- a CDS encoding acetyl-CoA hydrolase/transferase family protein, with the protein MEKNLDRIRDSRLHDRVVTPEEAASWIQDGMTLGLSGFTRAGDVKAVPFALADRARHESFKVNVYTGASLGSDVDKLFAEAGILGKRLPFQADPTMRKGINQGDFLFIDQHLSHTAELVRAKVLDPIDFAILEAVSIAEDGLIIPSTSIGNSLSFAENARHIIIEINLAQSTQLEGLHDLYEPGRQGERNPIPLTKAGDRIGIPGIKVDLDKVRGIVFTNQQDSPSTIVPPDEETAIMAQHLLRFLRGEIEAGRLANSLAPLQSGIGSVANAVLHGMLDSEFENLEVYSEVLQDAVFDLMDAGKVDFASCCSITLSDEKMKQVFKNFDRYRDRLIMRPQEISNHPEIIRRLGLISINTALELDIYGNVNSTHVLGTKMMNGIGGSGDFARNARLAIFVTKSIAKDGKISSIVPFVSHVDHTEHDVDVIVTEQGYADLRGLAPRQRVELIIENCAHPLYRDQLREYYREALTRGGQTPHVLEKALSWHTDFTRNGTMLKETAAAAPQWSFC; encoded by the coding sequence ATGGAGAAAAATTTAGATCGGATTCGCGACAGCCGCCTGCATGACCGGGTAGTTACACCTGAAGAAGCAGCATCCTGGATTCAGGATGGTATGACTCTGGGGCTAAGCGGCTTTACACGTGCGGGCGATGTGAAAGCGGTGCCATTCGCGCTGGCTGACCGTGCCAGGCATGAGAGTTTTAAAGTGAATGTGTATACTGGGGCTTCTTTGGGATCTGATGTGGATAAGCTTTTTGCGGAAGCAGGAATTTTGGGAAAAAGGCTGCCATTTCAGGCCGATCCGACCATGAGAAAAGGGATTAACCAGGGGGATTTCTTATTTATCGATCAGCATTTGTCCCACACGGCAGAGCTTGTGCGCGCGAAGGTCTTGGATCCTATTGATTTCGCTATTTTGGAAGCGGTTTCTATTGCGGAGGATGGGCTGATCATTCCGTCTACTTCAATAGGAAACTCGTTATCTTTCGCTGAAAATGCCAGACATATCATCATTGAAATCAATCTTGCCCAATCCACGCAGCTGGAAGGCCTGCATGATTTATATGAACCTGGCAGGCAGGGGGAACGGAATCCGATTCCGCTGACGAAAGCCGGCGACCGGATCGGCATTCCGGGAATTAAAGTGGATTTGGATAAGGTGAGGGGTATCGTATTCACGAATCAGCAGGACTCTCCGTCGACGATCGTGCCGCCGGATGAAGAAACTGCCATCATGGCACAGCATCTGCTTCGATTTCTCCGCGGGGAAATTGAAGCAGGCAGGCTGGCAAATAGCCTGGCACCGCTGCAGTCGGGTATTGGGTCCGTAGCGAATGCCGTGCTTCATGGAATGCTCGACTCTGAGTTTGAGAATCTGGAAGTCTATTCAGAAGTGCTGCAGGATGCGGTATTTGATTTGATGGATGCCGGAAAAGTGGACTTCGCGTCCTGCTGTTCTATCACTCTATCAGATGAAAAAATGAAACAGGTTTTCAAGAACTTTGACCGATACAGGGACCGTTTAATCATGCGTCCGCAGGAGATATCCAACCATCCTGAAATCATCCGCCGCCTCGGCTTGATTTCGATCAATACAGCATTGGAGCTTGATATCTATGGAAATGTGAACTCCACCCATGTGCTTGGAACGAAAATGATGAACGGCATCGGCGGATCCGGTGATTTTGCCAGAAATGCGCGCCTTGCGATCTTCGTGACAAAATCAATTGCCAAAGACGGCAAGATTTCAAGCATCGTCCCATTCGTTTCCCATGTCGACCACACTGAGCATGATGTCGATGTCATTGTGACAGAACAAGGCTATGCAGACCTGCGAGGGCTGGCTCCAAGGCAGCGCGTCGAACTGATCATCGAGAATTGCGCACACCCTCTGTACCGCGACCAGCTTCGCGAATATTACCGGGAAGCCCTCACAAGAGGGGGACAGACTCCGCACGTACTGGAAAAAGCCCTTTCCTGGCACACAGACTTCACCAGGAATGGAACCATGCTAAAAGAAACAGCAGCAGCTGCTCCTCAGTGGAGCTTCTGCTAA
- a CDS encoding LytTR family DNA-binding domain-containing protein, which yields MESITVVSLLDVIGELFSDEISIAVSNTSEYIYYRPSKRIDLKIRPGDRVKEGTIAYKALGTQQRVSEFIDRDVFGVPYHGMAVPFLHEGKLEGCVTAIFPALTDGKSVVTMKTNDGWIPIPFSEVVYLEAKDKKTYVHTGGNSGTHKYSLQDFEYSLPKDSFIRCHRSYIVNVNHIKEIFPDTHSTFLLVMKNGDRVPVSQSYSSYFRKLLGF from the coding sequence GTGGAAAGCATTACAGTTGTGTCGCTGCTGGATGTGATTGGAGAACTGTTTTCCGATGAGATTTCCATAGCGGTTTCCAATACAAGTGAATATATTTATTACCGGCCGAGCAAGCGCATCGATTTGAAAATCAGGCCGGGTGACAGGGTGAAGGAAGGAACCATCGCCTATAAGGCTTTAGGGACACAGCAAAGAGTGTCGGAGTTTATTGATCGCGATGTATTCGGTGTTCCGTACCACGGCATGGCGGTTCCATTTTTGCATGAAGGAAAGCTTGAAGGCTGCGTAACCGCTATTTTTCCGGCTTTGACGGACGGCAAATCGGTTGTGACAATGAAAACGAATGATGGCTGGATTCCGATTCCTTTTTCCGAGGTTGTCTACCTTGAGGCAAAGGATAAGAAGACCTATGTACATACTGGCGGCAATTCAGGCACCCATAAATACTCGCTTCAGGATTTTGAGTATTCGCTGCCGAAGGACAGTTTTATCCGCTGTCACCGCTCCTACATTGTAAATGTCAATCATATCAAGGAAATCTTTCCTGACACGCATTCCACCTTTCTCCTCGTCATGAAAAATGGGGACCGGGTGCCTGTCAGCCAGTCTTACTCCAGCTATTTCCGGAAATTGCTTGGTTTTTAG
- the cbpA gene encoding cyclic di-AMP binding protein CbpA, whose protein sequence is MLIRHQMVEKRDVRFCDETFNLEQALQFLNETGYRCVPILDATHTKFAGNIYKVDILEYKENHSLDEPITALAKDQQTVIDEDDSFMKAFFTLKRYPYLPVENENGQFVGLLTHAAVLELLEEAWGLNRGSYTLTVGSYGTQGTLKKISSIISKYSDIQGVISLDSSNFHVSLIRRILFTLPKDTTEETLDKIKKELDANGFRVIGVECHNGEC, encoded by the coding sequence ATGCTGATTCGCCATCAGATGGTAGAGAAAAGAGATGTCCGGTTTTGTGATGAAACCTTTAATTTGGAACAGGCGCTGCAGTTTCTAAACGAAACTGGTTACCGCTGTGTCCCTATTCTGGATGCCACACATACAAAGTTTGCCGGCAACATCTATAAGGTTGATATTTTAGAATATAAGGAGAATCATTCTTTGGATGAACCCATTACGGCTCTGGCTAAAGACCAGCAGACCGTAATTGATGAGGATGACTCTTTCATGAAAGCCTTTTTCACGCTGAAGAGATATCCTTATCTGCCGGTTGAAAATGAAAATGGGCAGTTTGTCGGTTTGCTGACACATGCGGCCGTACTGGAACTGCTGGAGGAAGCGTGGGGACTGAACCGCGGAAGCTATACCCTGACTGTGGGAAGCTATGGCACACAGGGAACACTGAAAAAGATAAGCAGCATCATCAGTAAATATAGCGATATACAGGGAGTCATTTCACTGGACTCATCCAACTTCCATGTCAGCCTGATCCGCCGTATCCTTTTTACATTGCCGAAGGATACGACAGAAGAAACCTTGGATAAAATCAAGAAAGAACTGGATGCAAATGGCTTCCGTGTGATCGGGGTCGAGTGTCATAATGGAGAATGCTAA
- a CDS encoding (Fe-S)-binding protein gives MTSQLAYKETFDCVQCGYCLPACPTYASMGKESHSPRGRINLVQMAAEGKITIDEMTESMELCLGCRACETACPTNVQYGKILESFKEVKAAEAPAPFMENLALQKALPNKKLLSAMRASLRAYQKTGMDTLARKSKVLGILPEQLRAFEEIAPPVEMPNKQLRTGSHSLRREPKARVAFFTGCIMDVFFAKINDLSIKLLRHAGCEVTVIKEQTCCGALQNHSGDTGTSRKLAKENIAAFEKGNFDYVVNAIGGCGAMLVEYDHLLANDPEWTERAKVFAQKNKDVSVILNKLGISFSRELSGAVTYQPSCHLLNVQKVADDPVQLLESIPGITYVPLPKGDMCCGSAGIYNIVHYEESMEILDAKMEHVQKISPDIIVTSNPGCHLQMGLGVKREGLEDKVRVVHIIELLAEACGIDHK, from the coding sequence ATGACTAGCCAGCTTGCCTATAAAGAAACGTTCGACTGTGTCCAATGCGGCTATTGTCTTCCAGCATGTCCCACATACGCCAGCATGGGGAAAGAAAGTCATTCTCCACGGGGCCGGATCAATCTTGTGCAAATGGCGGCGGAAGGAAAAATAACCATCGATGAAATGACAGAATCGATGGAGCTCTGCCTTGGCTGCCGCGCCTGTGAGACGGCATGCCCAACGAATGTGCAATATGGAAAAATTCTCGAATCATTTAAGGAAGTAAAGGCTGCCGAAGCACCAGCTCCATTCATGGAGAACTTGGCTCTGCAGAAGGCATTGCCGAATAAAAAATTGCTGTCAGCCATGAGAGCTTCACTTCGGGCCTATCAAAAAACGGGTATGGACACCTTGGCCCGCAAAAGCAAGGTGCTAGGCATTCTTCCCGAACAGCTTCGTGCTTTTGAAGAAATAGCACCTCCTGTGGAAATGCCAAATAAACAGCTGAGAACAGGCAGCCATAGCCTTCGGCGTGAGCCGAAAGCCCGCGTCGCTTTTTTTACAGGGTGCATTATGGATGTGTTTTTTGCCAAGATCAATGACCTCAGCATCAAGCTGCTGAGGCATGCTGGCTGTGAAGTCACTGTGATCAAGGAACAGACCTGCTGCGGCGCGCTGCAGAACCATAGCGGAGATACGGGAACATCCAGGAAACTGGCGAAGGAAAATATTGCGGCTTTTGAAAAAGGGAACTTTGATTATGTGGTTAATGCGATTGGCGGCTGCGGTGCGATGCTCGTTGAATATGATCACCTTCTCGCAAATGATCCGGAATGGACAGAGCGTGCCAAGGTGTTCGCACAAAAGAATAAGGATGTAAGTGTAATACTGAACAAACTCGGAATCAGTTTCAGCCGGGAACTCTCAGGTGCTGTGACCTATCAGCCATCCTGCCATCTGTTAAATGTGCAGAAGGTGGCGGACGATCCCGTTCAGCTCCTCGAAAGCATACCAGGCATTACATATGTTCCGCTTCCGAAAGGGGATATGTGCTGCGGATCGGCGGGGATTTATAATATTGTCCACTACGAAGAATCCATGGAAATCCTTGATGCCAAAATGGAACATGTCCAAAAGATCTCGCCGGACATCATCGTCACGTCCAACCCTGGATGCCATTTGCAGATGGGCCTCGGGGTTAAACGCGAAGGGCTTGAAGACAAGGTCCGTGTTGTCCATATTATTGAATTACTGGCAGAAGCCTGCGGGATTGATCATAAATAA
- a CDS encoding FAD-binding oxidoreductase, which yields MITEQIVERLKSIMGSENRVLLEKADLVSYSYDGSFGAYIPEIILQPVSTEEVAGIVKLANDMKIPVYPRGRGTSLSGGPLPVHGGMVLDFSRWTQKLIIDPEDTVAIVSPGVITADIDREAQRNGLMYPPDPSSSHVSTIGGNLAENAGGPRGLKYGVTKDYVLGLEIVTPEGDVIRTGGRTVKNVTGYDLTKLIVGSEGTLGIITEATLQLIPRPQATQTMMVIFDDIIDAGKAISAVLTSGILPSKMEIMDQASIRAVEEFQPIGLPIDVDAIILIELDGHPIAIRDESEQVKQVCLDVGAREAIIARDEESAENLWKARKLVSPAIVRKKPTKISEDATIPRSKIPEMFRRLQEIKAKYEIDLVVFGHAGDGNLHPNIIADKQDKEEMKRVEKAVEEIFTAAIELGGTLSGEHGIGTMKAPFMEMELGEAGLDMMKRMKKAWDPNNIMNPGKIFPETKGQKLVLVHD from the coding sequence GTGATCACCGAACAAATTGTTGAGCGGCTGAAAAGCATCATGGGATCAGAAAATCGCGTTTTGCTTGAAAAAGCAGACCTGGTTTCTTATTCATACGATGGCTCATTTGGAGCCTATATTCCGGAGATCATCCTGCAGCCAGTTTCGACTGAGGAAGTGGCAGGCATAGTAAAGCTCGCCAATGACATGAAAATACCAGTCTATCCAAGAGGCAGGGGAACGAGTCTAAGTGGAGGCCCGCTCCCTGTCCATGGCGGGATGGTCCTTGATTTTTCCAGGTGGACACAGAAGCTGATCATTGATCCGGAGGATACCGTTGCGATTGTATCTCCCGGAGTCATCACAGCTGATATTGACCGTGAAGCGCAGCGGAATGGGCTGATGTATCCGCCAGACCCAAGCAGTTCCCATGTTTCTACAATTGGAGGGAACCTTGCTGAGAATGCCGGCGGGCCGCGCGGTTTAAAGTACGGAGTTACGAAGGATTATGTATTGGGCCTCGAGATCGTCACGCCAGAAGGGGACGTTATCCGAACAGGCGGGCGGACGGTCAAAAACGTCACAGGCTATGACCTGACGAAGCTGATCGTTGGGTCGGAGGGGACGCTGGGCATCATCACAGAGGCCACCCTTCAGCTGATTCCAAGGCCGCAGGCCACCCAGACGATGATGGTCATATTTGATGACATTATTGATGCCGGAAAAGCGATCTCGGCTGTGCTCACTTCCGGCATCCTGCCTTCCAAAATGGAAATCATGGATCAGGCTTCCATCAGGGCGGTGGAAGAGTTTCAGCCGATCGGTCTTCCAATAGATGTGGATGCCATTATCCTGATTGAGCTTGATGGCCATCCAATTGCCATAAGGGATGAAAGCGAACAGGTGAAGCAGGTGTGCCTGGACGTCGGGGCAAGGGAAGCCATCATTGCTAGGGATGAGGAATCTGCCGAGAACCTGTGGAAAGCGAGAAAGCTCGTTTCCCCTGCGATTGTCAGGAAAAAGCCAACGAAAATTTCCGAGGATGCTACCATTCCAAGAAGCAAGATTCCTGAAATGTTCAGAAGGCTTCAGGAAATCAAAGCAAAATATGAAATTGACTTAGTCGTATTCGGCCATGCGGGTGATGGAAATCTGCATCCGAATATCATTGCAGATAAGCAGGATAAAGAAGAGATGAAGCGTGTGGAAAAAGCAGTAGAGGAGATTTTTACAGCAGCGATTGAATTGGGTGGAACCCTCTCAGGCGAGCATGGAATCGGGACCATGAAGGCGCCGTTTATGGAGATGGAGCTTGGGGAAGCGGGACTGGACATGATGAAACGAATGAAAAAAGCGTGGGATCCGAACAACATTATGAATCCGGGCAAGATTTTTCCCGAGACAAAAGGACAAAAGCTGGTGTTAGTCCATGACTAG
- a CDS encoding FadR/GntR family transcriptional regulator, translated as MIKDGKFSPNEPMPSENELAKLFGVSRAPVREALSVLSASGIIESRQGGRSFVKEVNMADMLGSLAIEYIPVEQIFELLEMRRIMETQAAAIAALRRDEADLEKMKLALDQFEITLTNPEAVGDLADVNFHKHLIEATKNRFMIQVMENIDDLYRKAIAFSLKKNVGLPAKREQVFQEHMSIFTAIKEQDEERAAKAMRVHLENVTKKLKVNEGEGKKVPL; from the coding sequence ATGATAAAAGACGGCAAGTTCTCGCCAAATGAGCCGATGCCATCCGAGAATGAGCTGGCCAAACTGTTTGGCGTCAGCCGTGCGCCTGTTCGAGAAGCATTGAGCGTATTATCTGCCAGCGGGATTATTGAATCCAGGCAAGGCGGCCGCAGCTTCGTCAAAGAAGTTAATATGGCAGACATGCTTGGTTCGTTAGCGATTGAATATATCCCCGTGGAACAGATTTTTGAGCTATTGGAAATGCGGAGGATTATGGAGACACAGGCAGCAGCTATTGCTGCCTTGCGTCGTGATGAGGCCGATCTGGAAAAAATGAAACTGGCGCTCGATCAATTTGAGATTACGCTGACGAATCCTGAAGCGGTAGGCGATCTGGCAGACGTTAATTTTCATAAACACCTGATCGAAGCAACGAAAAATCGTTTCATGATACAGGTAATGGAAAATATCGATGATCTGTACCGAAAAGCAATTGCCTTTTCCCTTAAGAAGAATGTGGGTCTTCCGGCAAAGCGCGAACAGGTTTTTCAGGAGCATATGAGCATTTTTACAGCTATTAAAGAACAGGATGAAGAAAGAGCGGCAAAGGCGATGCGAGTGCATCTTGAGAATGTTACAAAGAAATTGAAGGTGAACGAAGGGGAAGGAAAGAAGGTGCCATTGTGA
- a CDS encoding TAXI family TRAP transporter solute-binding subunit, whose amino-acid sequence MIQKKWKIIISVLTLVFIAIVGVRTAAENKDKKFVSVATASTGGTYYPIGVGMANIWSSHLKGEKIQASGQSSAGSIENIELLREGEAQLAILQGLISSQAYAGDGSFEGKRYEDLRTISMLWPNVEHFVLMNSKIESGTIDDIKGTQFSVGPQASGTEQSTVVMMEGLALTKKDISPEYLGYSDTVSAMRDGRLDGGSLPAGIPISAVTDMYASNVKASILEVTDEQLDAINAVSDSWYRYVIPGGTYPRIDEDINTIAQPNLLSTTKEMDEETIYVLTKTLYENLDEMYEVHSSAKEMTLETALDGVSVPLHAGAYRYFKEAGLDIPENLIPPEAK is encoded by the coding sequence ATGATTCAAAAAAAGTGGAAGATTATCATATCGGTTCTGACACTTGTTTTCATTGCCATTGTTGGCGTGCGGACAGCGGCCGAGAACAAGGATAAAAAGTTCGTATCCGTTGCCACCGCTTCAACAGGAGGTACATATTATCCGATTGGGGTTGGAATGGCTAATATTTGGAGCAGCCATTTAAAAGGAGAGAAAATCCAGGCGAGCGGCCAGTCTTCAGCCGGCTCCATTGAAAATATTGAACTGCTTCGTGAAGGGGAAGCACAGCTCGCCATTCTTCAGGGGTTAATTTCGTCCCAGGCCTATGCCGGTGATGGCTCCTTTGAAGGTAAGCGCTATGAGGATTTGCGCACGATCTCCATGCTCTGGCCAAATGTGGAGCATTTTGTGCTGATGAACAGCAAGATCGAAAGCGGAACTATCGACGATATAAAAGGAACGCAATTTTCTGTAGGGCCGCAGGCAAGCGGTACGGAGCAATCTACAGTCGTGATGATGGAAGGCCTTGCGCTCACGAAAAAGGATATTTCTCCTGAGTATCTTGGCTACAGTGACACGGTTTCCGCGATGCGCGACGGGAGATTGGATGGAGGTTCCCTTCCGGCAGGTATTCCGATTTCCGCTGTAACAGATATGTATGCAAGTAATGTGAAAGCATCGATTTTGGAAGTAACTGACGAGCAGCTGGATGCCATTAATGCAGTATCTGACAGCTGGTACCGCTATGTGATTCCTGGAGGAACATATCCGCGTATTGACGAAGATATCAACACCATTGCCCAGCCGAACCTTTTATCCACAACAAAAGAAATGGACGAAGAAACAATCTATGTTTTAACCAAAACGCTCTATGAAAATCTGGATGAAATGTATGAGGTACATAGCTCTGCCAAGGAAATGACACTGGAAACCGCCCTTGATGGAGTATCTGTTCCATTGCATGCCGGAGCTTACAGATATTTTAAAGAAGCAGGTCTTGATATACCTGAAAATCTAATTCCGCCGGAAGCGAAATAA
- a CDS encoding GNAT family N-acetyltransferase: protein MIIRHIKPADAEALAGLITQAENESDYMLFEPGERKTSAEAQGKRIEAIQKEDHSTIIVAEKDSRLIGFVMAIGGAARRNKHSAYLVAGILSEHRGQGIGTKLFEELDRWARKHDIHRLELTVVIRNQAGVALYKKAGFQIEGTKKHSLLINGEFVDEYYMGKLL from the coding sequence ATGATTATCCGCCATATAAAACCAGCAGACGCCGAGGCGCTGGCCGGCCTGATCACACAAGCAGAAAACGAATCAGACTACATGCTTTTCGAGCCAGGTGAAAGGAAGACCTCAGCCGAGGCACAAGGAAAAAGAATTGAAGCCATTCAAAAAGAAGATCATTCGACCATCATCGTCGCGGAAAAAGATAGCCGATTGATCGGCTTTGTAATGGCAATTGGCGGTGCGGCAAGGAGAAATAAGCACTCAGCCTATCTCGTTGCCGGTATCCTCAGCGAACACAGAGGCCAGGGCATCGGCACCAAGCTGTTTGAAGAGCTTGACCGCTGGGCGCGTAAACACGATATCCACAGGCTGGAACTTACAGTTGTTATCCGTAATCAGGCAGGAGTCGCCCTTTACAAAAAGGCGGGATTCCAGATTGAAGGCACTAAGAAACATTCGCTTTTGATAAACGGTGAATTTGTCGATGAATACTATATGGGTAAGCTGTTATAA
- a CDS encoding M20 family metallo-hydrolase: MNLYGQLIKDYDQELTHSGVNGERLASRLDELSRIGLLDSGGVTRPGYSAEEKEAKELVIKWMKNAGLTVTADGAGNVFGRLEGNTEGPSIASGSHVDSVPNGGHFDGPLGVLSALEVVESWKETGYIPEKPYEVVIFSDEEGSRFKSSLTGSRAFMGQLKPEEMDSLRDENGKSFRDVLNEYGSSAEACLKAGENRREIETFVEVHIEQGKVLERENQPVGVVKGIAGPASLEVTFTGEAGHAGNTPMAGRKDPLVAASLFVAAIEKFPKQVSDTAVATVGKLNVHPNGFNVIAQKVILTVDIRDIFEETRDQLLDQIKAKAVKIAEERSIDVQMKLNAKIKPLPINESLQAGIAESLTKFNINPVYIPSGAGHDTMIVGTEMPAAMLFVRSRDGISHNPREWTSLNDCVHGVHVLKDFVEGLMKK, encoded by the coding sequence ATGAACCTTTATGGACAGTTAATAAAAGATTATGACCAGGAACTAACCCACTCAGGTGTAAACGGTGAAAGATTGGCCTCAAGACTTGATGAGCTTTCAAGGATAGGCCTCTTGGATAGCGGCGGGGTGACACGCCCAGGCTATTCTGCCGAAGAGAAAGAAGCAAAAGAGCTAGTAATCAAGTGGATGAAAAACGCTGGTCTTACTGTGACGGCAGATGGAGCAGGAAATGTATTCGGCAGATTGGAAGGAAACACGGAAGGACCTTCAATCGCTTCGGGTTCCCATGTTGACAGTGTTCCAAATGGAGGGCACTTTGATGGGCCATTGGGTGTTCTTTCGGCTTTGGAGGTCGTAGAGTCATGGAAAGAAACAGGATACATACCAGAGAAGCCGTATGAGGTTGTGATTTTCTCAGATGAAGAGGGTTCGAGATTCAAGAGCAGCTTAACAGGCAGTCGGGCATTTATGGGTCAACTGAAGCCGGAAGAAATGGATAGCCTGCGGGATGAGAATGGCAAATCGTTTCGCGACGTATTGAACGAATATGGAAGCAGTGCGGAAGCGTGCTTAAAGGCAGGAGAAAACAGACGTGAAATCGAAACCTTTGTGGAAGTCCATATTGAGCAAGGGAAGGTGCTGGAAAGAGAGAATCAGCCAGTTGGAGTGGTAAAAGGCATTGCAGGGCCAGCCTCGCTGGAGGTTACCTTTACAGGAGAAGCTGGACATGCAGGAAATACGCCGATGGCTGGACGAAAAGATCCGCTGGTGGCTGCCTCATTGTTTGTAGCTGCCATTGAGAAATTTCCAAAGCAGGTCAGTGATACAGCTGTTGCCACTGTCGGCAAGCTGAACGTGCATCCAAATGGTTTCAATGTCATTGCCCAGAAAGTAATACTAACCGTTGATATCAGGGATATTTTTGAAGAAACCCGGGATCAGCTGCTTGATCAAATTAAGGCCAAAGCGGTGAAAATAGCAGAGGAACGAAGTATTGATGTGCAAATGAAGCTGAATGCCAAAATCAAACCTCTGCCAATTAATGAAAGTCTGCAGGCAGGTATAGCAGAATCCCTGACTAAGTTCAATATTAATCCTGTTTACATTCCGAGCGGAGCCGGCCATGACACGATGATCGTCGGCACGGAAATGCCAGCCGCCATGCTGTTCGTCCGCAGCAGGGATGGCATCAGTCACAATCCGCGGGAATGGACATCATTAAATGACTGTGTACATGGTGTACATGTTTTGAAAGATTTTGTTGAAGGGCTTATGAAAAAATAG
- a CDS encoding DUF3100 domain-containing protein, whose protein sequence is MKNEKTEILKDWRLHAVVLVLVAATEAIGQISFKVGAGVILLLPMLYAFFLGLGLYFTPLIKEKQAKNAEPLIVLGVTLLIAKIGVTIGPQIEAIIAAGPSLLLQELGNLGTILFALPVAIFLGFKREAIGMTHSIGREPNVGLIMNKYGFDSPEGRGVMAIYIFGTVFGAAFLGLISGFLATITPLHPLSFAMASGVGSGSMMAAASGSLVAAFPEMEAQIVAFAGASNLLSLSTGLYASIFIGLPLTEKLYSIMMKRKEKKAAEKGGDIHA, encoded by the coding sequence ATGAAAAACGAAAAGACAGAAATTTTAAAAGATTGGCGCTTGCATGCCGTTGTGCTGGTTCTGGTTGCGGCCACCGAAGCGATTGGACAGATCAGCTTTAAAGTAGGCGCAGGGGTTATTCTGCTGCTGCCTATGCTTTATGCTTTTTTCCTGGGGCTGGGTCTTTATTTCACTCCGCTTATTAAGGAAAAACAGGCTAAAAATGCAGAGCCCCTCATCGTGCTTGGGGTTACTCTTTTAATTGCGAAAATTGGCGTAACAATTGGGCCGCAAATCGAGGCAATCATTGCGGCAGGGCCATCATTATTGCTGCAGGAACTTGGTAACTTGGGAACGATCTTATTTGCACTGCCAGTGGCCATTTTTCTTGGCTTTAAAAGAGAAGCCATTGGCATGACCCACTCGATTGGCCGGGAGCCGAACGTCGGGCTGATTATGAATAAATACGGATTTGATTCGCCAGAAGGCAGAGGAGTAATGGCAATTTATATTTTCGGTACTGTGTTTGGTGCTGCCTTCCTGGGATTGATTTCCGGATTTCTGGCCACCATTACCCCGCTCCATCCGCTGTCTTTCGCGATGGCATCAGGGGTGGGAAGCGGCAGCATGATGGCTGCTGCCAGTGGATCGCTTGTCGCTGCCTTCCCTGAAATGGAGGCGCAGATTGTTGCCTTCGCAGGCGCCAGTAACCTGCTTTCACTTTCTACAGGGCTGTATGCAAGTATTTTCATTGGATTGCCTCTTACTGAAAAGCTGTACAGCATCATGATGAAGCGTAAAGAGAAAAAGGCTGCGGAAAAAGGGGGAGATATCCATGCTTAA